The nucleotide sequence GAAGCATTTCAAGCTGTAAAAGATATGTTCGCAGGAAAATTTGGACCTGCAAGTAAAAGAGTTGTAATAGAAGAGTTTTTAGAAGGTGAAGAAGCATCTTACATATGTTTTGTTAAAGATGATAAATTTGTGCCAATGCCTACTTCACAAGATCACAAAAGAGCATTTGACAACGATGAAGGACCAAACACTGGAGGAATGGGAGCTTACAGCCCTACTTCATTAATAAACCCTGAGATAGAAAAAGAGATACAAGAAAGGATAATTCTGCCGACTTTAAAGGGTATGATAAATGAAGGAAGACCTATGTCTGGATTTTTATATGCAGGGCTCATGATAGGTCCAAAAGGAATAAACGTTTTAGAGTTTAACGTAAGGATGGGAGACCCTGAAACCCAGCCTATAATGAGAAGACTAAAGTCTGACTTGGTAGAACACATTCTACAGATTTTAGAAGGAGACATAGATAAAGTAAAACCTCAGTGGATAGAAGAATACGCAATTGGCGTTGTAATGGCATCGAAAGGATATCCAGATAGCTATCAGAAAGGATTTGAGATAACAGGTATAGAAGAAGCTGAAAAAGACCCTGATGTAGTAGTATTCCACGCTGGAACAGAAGAAAAAGACGGAAAGATAATCACAAATGGCGGAAGAGTTTTAACCATCACGGCAACTGGAAAAGACATAAATCAGGCAAGGGAAAAAGTATATTCGGCAGTAGAGAAGATACACTTTGAAGGAGCCTTTTATAGAAAAGATATAGGATTTAGAGAAGTTAATAGAAAAAATAAAGCTGTTAGTCAATCTTGAAAAAAAGGAATCGTTAAATTATTATTATGATAAGCACTAAATTTAGGGGGTAGTTTATGAAGATAGGCGTTTTATTAGCAGGATGTGGAGTGTTTGACGGGGCAGAAATTCACGAAGCGACATTGACACTTTACTTTTTAGATAAAGCAGGAGTAGAGACACTTATAATGGCTCCAAACATAAAGCAGAAAGACGTTATAAACCACCTTACTGGCGAGCCAATGAACGAAGAGAGAAATGTTTTAGTTGAAGCTGCAAGAATTGCAAGAGGAAACATAGTTGATATAGACCAAGTAAAAGCAGAAGATATAGACGGTCTTATAATGCCCGGTGGATACGGCGTAGCAAAAAACTTTTCTAACTTTTTAGAAAAAGGCGCAGAAGCTGAAGTTATTCCACAAGTAAAAAGGTTGTTAGTAGAATTATTTAAAGCTGGAAAGCCAATCGGTGCTATATGTATATCTCCTGTAATAGTAGCATCTGCATTAAGGGAAGCTAAACCTACTGTAACAATAGGAACAGATATTGACGTTGCTAAAGCAATAGAATCTATGGGAGCAAGACATTTAGCCTGTCCAGTAAACGAGATGGTTGTAGACGAAGAAAATAAGATAGTTACAACCCCTGCTTACATGCTTGGAAAAACAATAAAAGACGTTGCAGAAGGTATAGAAAAACTGGTAAACGAAGTTATCAGACTTGCTAAAAAGTAATGAAAATACTTACAAGTAAAGAGATATCACAGGTAGATAAAAACACCATAGAAAAAACCGGCATTCCTTCCTTGGTGCTTATGGAGAATGCCGGTAGGTCTTGTGTAGAAGTTATTCTAAAAGAGTTTCCTTTTGCCAAAAATATAACAGTAGTAGCTGGGAAAGGAAATAACGGCGGAGATGGTGTAGTCGTTGCTAGATATTTACAAAAACTTGGAAAAAACATAAAACTTTTTATCCTTGCACAAAATGAAGAAAAATTGTCCTTTGACAATAAAACCAATCTTAACATCTTTAAAAAATTTTCAAATCATTTTTACTTTATAACCCAATCAGACTTACAATTTTTAGAAGAAAACTTAAATACTACAGACTTAATCGTAGATGCAATATTTGGAACTGGATTTAAACCTCCCGTAGAAGGATACTCAAAAGACGTTATCTTTATGATAAACAGTAGTGGAAAGCCTGTTGTATCTGTAGATATTCCCTCAGGAATAGATGCAGACAGTCCTTTTTTTGATACAGCAGTAAAAGCAAATTCAACGATTACATTTGGATATTTAAAACCATGCCACATACTTTACCCTGCAGCTGAAAACTGTGGAAAAGTATTTGTAGCAGATATAAGCCTTGACGATACCTACG is from Sulfurihydrogenibium subterraneum DSM 15120 and encodes:
- the elbB gene encoding isoprenoid biosynthesis glyoxalase ElbB: MKIGVLLAGCGVFDGAEIHEATLTLYFLDKAGVETLIMAPNIKQKDVINHLTGEPMNEERNVLVEAARIARGNIVDIDQVKAEDIDGLIMPGGYGVAKNFSNFLEKGAEAEVIPQVKRLLVELFKAGKPIGAICISPVIVASALREAKPTVTIGTDIDVAKAIESMGARHLACPVNEMVVDEENKIVTTPAYMLGKTIKDVAEGIEKLVNEVIRLAKK
- the purD gene encoding phosphoribosylamine--glycine ligase, which gives rise to MRVLIVGNGGREHALVWKVKQSPLVKEVYCASGNAGIGKIATRVNISPTDIYNLVRFAKEKKIDLTIVGPEQPLSEGITDRFEEEGLKVFGHKKSAAILEASKVFAKNFMKKYSVPTAKFKSFDNEKDAIEFIKSVGAPTVIKADGLAAGKGVVVAKTEEEAFQAVKDMFAGKFGPASKRVVIEEFLEGEEASYICFVKDDKFVPMPTSQDHKRAFDNDEGPNTGGMGAYSPTSLINPEIEKEIQERIILPTLKGMINEGRPMSGFLYAGLMIGPKGINVLEFNVRMGDPETQPIMRRLKSDLVEHILQILEGDIDKVKPQWIEEYAIGVVMASKGYPDSYQKGFEITGIEEAEKDPDVVVFHAGTEEKDGKIITNGGRVLTITATGKDINQAREKVYSAVEKIHFEGAFYRKDIGFREVNRKNKAVSQS